The window GCAGAGAGCGATCAATACCGGGATCAGCATACCTATCAGTGATGGCAGATAGATGCCCCTGGTAATAAGCAGCGATTCAAGCCCCTCCAGCGGTGATACAAACCAGAGATCACCGACTCCCAGGGACTGGTACCAACCCTGAATGAAATTGATATGGAAATGAAAATTCAGCAGCGGGTTCATTGCTATAAGTAAAAAGGCCAGCGTCAGAACCAGCAGCCTGAGCCTTCCCCACCTGAAACCTGCCCGTCTTTCCCCATGGTGGTGTTGCTTGATTTCAGTAGAAGACTCAACATCGCTCACCGGCTGCATCATCTACTCCCCCTCGGCCCCGGCATAGATGGGTTCGACATTGATCGCCTTGAACCCGTTGCCATCCGTCACCGGGCAGGCATGGGTGCAGAGGCCACATCCCGTACAATGGTTTTCGTCGACCACCGGGCGCAGTTGATCCAGCCGGATCGCTTTTTCCACATAAGGGCACTTGTCGTAACAGGTTCTGCAGAGACTCACCCCCGCATAGGTATAGCAGGTGAAGGTGTTAATCACCGCAAGCCCCATCCGGGTCTCCTGCTGGCGTATCGGCAGCAGGCTACCGGTGGGGCAGACCACAACGCATTTCATACAGAGATAACAGGGAATTTTTTCCGCCTCGACAAGTGGTGTGCCCGCATGGATCCCATGCCGGATATCAAGCATGATGATTGATCGATATGGACACACCTCAACGCACCGGCCACAGCGAATGCACCTGGCAGGAAATTGTTTCTCCGAGACAGCACCCGGCGGCCGCAACCGATTTGTCTGTACCGGGCTTGCAACCAGCCCGGCAGTGGCTGGCGATGTTGCGACAGCCTCTGTTGCGGCAGCGATAAGCCCCGAAACTATCAGACGAAAAAAATCACGCCGGGTCACGAGCCTTCATCAGAAGCCAGTTTAAAACCGAAGGGCCTGGCCAGACTCTCACCCTGTGCCAACTGCGCCGCCTCGTCTTCGGCGTTTAAATAGGTCATTCCCACGTTAAGAACATCCTCATTCCCGGTTATCAGCGCAATCACCTTTTCCATCTCTTCAGAAGTTGTGGTGTCGAGAACCGCCACTACATTGCCTGCCCTGTCGTGTCCGAAAATATCTACACTTTCAAGCTGCTGCAGTCTCTTCATTACTCTCCAGGTTCTCTCAGGAATACTGGAAATAACAACTCCGCTGATCGGCATAGCTTACCTCCGGCAAAAATTTTATGTATTCACCATGGCCTTGCCGCCTGAACTCCCGGTGGTCAATGCCTTTTGCTTCTCTATAGCTGCCACAGTCTCGGCCAGGTAACTCACGCGATATACGGCTTGAGCGGTTTCGGTCCCGAGACCCGTTTTACCTGTACTGCACAGATCTTGAACTCGGGTTCAAATGAACCTGGGTCATAGGCATCTTTAGTGACTTTGTTGATCATTCGATCCTGGTGCTGATCATGCCAATAGACGAAGACCATACCTTCAAGCGGGCCTTCATACACCTTGGCGGGCAACACATTTACCCCACGGCGTGATTTCACTTCCACCATATCACCGGGCTTGATACCAAGGCGGGCGGCGTCTTTCGGATTCACCTCGACGAAGGCATACGGGTTGGCCCTCAGCAGCTCAGGTACCCGGCCTGTCATTGACATGGTGTGCCAATGGTCAACGATACGCCCTGTGGAAAGATAGAAGGGATAGTCAGCATCCGGTGTTTCGGCCGGGTCTTCCTGCTCCCGCAGCCAGATCCAGAGCTTTCTATCTTTGTGCGCTTCCCCGTAGAACTGATACGGCTTGTCATCCTTTGCTTCCGTATCCGCCATCGGGTCACGCCCGCGCACAAATTTTTTCACCGTGCCGCCGGTACTGGCCCACGCTTCATCGGGTGCAGGCCACTGCACACCATCTGCCATTTTCGCAAGTACATCATACGTTGCTCCCCGCAGATCATTATCCCTGTGCGCCGTGAGCTTCTGGCTGTATTCATCCCAGATTGCCTTGGGCAGTTCGTAACCTTCTTCAAGGCCGTCAAAGCCTTCATAGCATTTCGCAATAACAGGATCGTCGAGCAGCTTGGCCAGCCTCTTGGCCCATTCCAGGACAATCCACACTTCCGGCTTAGCCCCGGCTGGTGAGTCTATGGCTTTTCTGGTCAACTGCGAACGCCGTTCGGTGCACCCGTAGACACCTGTTTTTTCGAAATGAAACGAAGTCGGCAGCAACAGGTTAGCCTTCTGGGTTGTCAGGGTTGGGAAGATATCAGTACAGACGATAAAAACATCCTCCCTGTCCATTCCCTTGTTATAGAGATTGCAGTTCGGCAAACTCTGTACCGGGCTGGTGCAGTTAATCCAGAGGGCTTTGATTTTTCCTTCGTTTACTGCCGAAAACATCGCCATGGTGTGCAGACCAGGTTTGGGTGGAATGCGCCCTTCCGGTACGCCCCAGAGTTTTTCCACCTCGTTACGGAGTTTGTCATTGCCGACACCGCGGTGCCCCGGCAGGATATGACACAATCCCCCACCCTCGCGCACACCGCCACAGGCGTTCGGTTGGCCGGTCAGGGAGAGACTGTCCGCCCCGTCCGTGCAGAGTTGTCCGGTCAGAATGTGGAGGTTATGAACCAGATTATTCGCCCACACTCCACGCTTACGCTGGTTGAGCCCCATGGTCCAGAGGCTGAGGGTGCCTTTGGAAGTGGCAAACCATCGCGCTGCCTGACGAAGCTCAT of the Desulfosediminicola ganghwensis genome contains:
- a CDS encoding chaperone NapD; translation: MPISGVVISSIPERTWRVMKRLQQLESVDIFGHDRAGNVVAVLDTTTSEEMEKVIALITGNEDVLNVGMTYLNAEDEAAQLAQGESLARPFGFKLASDEGS
- a CDS encoding 4Fe-4S dicluster domain-containing protein, with product MTRRDFFRLIVSGLIAAATEAVATSPATAGLVASPVQTNRLRPPGAVSEKQFPARCIRCGRCVEVCPYRSIIMLDIRHGIHAGTPLVEAEKIPCYLCMKCVVVCPTGSLLPIRQQETRMGLAVINTFTCYTYAGVSLCRTCYDKCPYVEKAIRLDQLRPVVDENHCTGCGLCTHACPVTDGNGFKAINVEPIYAGAEGE
- a CDS encoding molybdopterin oxidoreductase family protein produces the protein MAQTRRDFIKKAAALSAASYVGMSLPIDSMNSVRADEGVTWHPGSCRLCGVGCRVDLGVRDGNPIGVRGITDSRTNFGYVCMKGMYFWRCMRHPDRLTKPMYRKKKTDKFKEISWDEALDIAAGKFAEAHKAGGGEAVAYYGSGQALTEETYFFQKVMRAGLQSNNVEGNPRLCMASAVGGYMTSFGADEPIGGYSDIEKAHCFFIIGSNTAEAHPVLFRRIMRRKMDNPDLVKIINVDPRLSQTSRIADMHLQFDPGTDLALLNGMANVIIAEKLYDQEFLDNYTSFKKGKGEDASFEEYASQVAQYTPDKVVEMCGKAFTQDELRQAARWFATSKGTLSLWTMGLNQRKRGVWANNLVHNLHILTGQLCTDGADSLSLTGQPNACGGVREGGGLCHILPGHRGVGNDKLRNEVEKLWGVPEGRIPPKPGLHTMAMFSAVNEGKIKALWINCTSPVQSLPNCNLYNKGMDREDVFIVCTDIFPTLTTQKANLLLPTSFHFEKTGVYGCTERRSQLTRKAIDSPAGAKPEVWIVLEWAKRLAKLLDDPVIAKCYEGFDGLEEGYELPKAIWDEYSQKLTAHRDNDLRGATYDVLAKMADGVQWPAPDEAWASTGGTVKKFVRGRDPMADTEAKDDKPYQFYGEAHKDRKLWIWLREQEDPAETPDADYPFYLSTGRIVDHWHTMSMTGRVPELLRANPYAFVEVNPKDAARLGIKPGDMVEVKSRRGVNVLPAKVYEGPLEGMVFVYWHDQHQDRMINKVTKDAYDPGSFEPEFKICAVQVKRVSGPKPLKPYIA